In Candidatus Sericytochromatia bacterium, one DNA window encodes the following:
- the dnaB gene encoding replicative DNA helicase, whose protein sequence is MKDVIERVPPHNLEAEQAVLAAMMVDREAIARVNQLLDAGSFYRAAHGVLFDAMRDLYERGEPVDLITVRDELGPRLDEVGGYGYLVDLAASIPTTAHAEYYGKIVADKAILRNLIRVGTEIVAQAFAEEEDVETVLDTAERTILEVGQRRQSGAMTPIKDVINETFEAIEARYAEKDRLLGNTTGFYDLDNMLNGFQHSDLLILAARPAMGKTSLALNFCRNVAVETRKAVLVYSLEMSKEQLVQRLLCAEAGIDSHRLRTGYLAEQDWGKLVQAIGLLSEAPIYIDDTAALTVAELRSKARRVMAETGELGLIMVDYLQLMSSGIKSTKDDNRAAAMGAISRGLKQLARELRVPVIALSQLSRAVESRPNKRPMLSDLRESGSIEQDADIVMFIYRDEYYNPETDKKSTAEVIVAKHRNGPVGHVELYFEKNLTKFQSISARSFPTAT, encoded by the coding sequence ATGAAAGACGTGATCGAGCGGGTTCCCCCGCACAATCTCGAAGCGGAGCAGGCGGTCCTGGCGGCCATGATGGTCGACCGGGAGGCGATCGCCCGCGTCAACCAGTTGCTGGATGCGGGCAGCTTTTATCGCGCCGCCCACGGTGTGTTGTTCGACGCGATGCGGGACCTCTATGAGCGCGGGGAGCCGGTCGACCTGATCACCGTGCGTGATGAGTTGGGGCCGCGTCTCGATGAAGTGGGCGGCTACGGTTACCTGGTCGATCTGGCAGCTTCCATTCCCACGACGGCCCATGCCGAGTACTACGGCAAGATTGTTGCGGACAAGGCCATCTTGCGGAATCTGATCCGGGTTGGAACGGAAATCGTCGCCCAGGCGTTCGCCGAAGAAGAAGACGTGGAGACGGTGCTCGACACCGCTGAAAGAACCATCCTCGAGGTGGGCCAACGCCGCCAGTCCGGTGCCATGACCCCGATCAAGGACGTGATCAACGAGACCTTCGAGGCGATCGAGGCGCGCTACGCGGAAAAGGATCGCCTGCTGGGCAACACCACCGGCTTCTACGACCTCGACAACATGCTCAACGGGTTCCAGCACAGCGACCTGCTGATCCTGGCCGCTCGGCCCGCGATGGGAAAGACCAGTCTGGCGTTGAACTTCTGTCGCAATGTGGCGGTGGAAACCCGCAAGGCGGTTCTGGTTTATTCTCTCGAAATGTCCAAGGAGCAGTTGGTCCAGCGCTTGTTGTGCGCCGAGGCCGGGATCGATTCGCATCGCCTGCGAACGGGCTACCTGGCCGAACAGGATTGGGGCAAACTGGTCCAGGCGATCGGCCTGCTCTCCGAGGCGCCCATTTATATCGACGACACGGCGGCGCTCACGGTGGCGGAACTGCGCTCGAAAGCCCGCCGCGTGATGGCGGAGACAGGTGAACTGGGCCTGATCATGGTGGACTACCTCCAGTTGATGTCCTCGGGCATCAAATCGACCAAGGATGACAACCGGGCCGCAGCGATGGGCGCCATCTCACGCGGGTTGAAACAGCTGGCCCGCGAGCTGCGGGTGCCCGTGATCGCGTTGTCCCAGCTCAGTCGTGCGGTGGAGAGTCGTCCCAACAAACGCCCGATGCTCTCCGACCTGCGTGAAAGCGGGAGCATCGAGCAGGACGCCGACATCGTGATGTTCATCTATCGGGATGAATACTACAATCCCGAAACCGACAAGAAGTCGACCGCCGAGGTGATCGTGGCCAAGCACCGAAACGGGCCCGTCGGTCACGTCGAGCTGTACTTCGAGAAGAACCTGACCAAATTTCAAAGCATCTCGGCCCGCAGTTTCCCGACCGCGACCTGA
- the rplI gene encoding 50S ribosomal protein L9: MKVILNKDVKDLGKSGSLVEVSEGYARNFLFPRQIAAEATPAVLKQWEEKKKAEQRKEERLRAQAQELAQVLQAAKVVVSHKVGENGRLFGTITHKEIAQAIQQQTGHDVDKRKIEAEPIKTLGFHEFVVKLHPQVTAKMRIEVRQES, from the coding sequence GTGAAGGTGATTCTGAACAAGGACGTCAAAGATCTGGGCAAGTCCGGTTCGCTGGTCGAGGTCTCTGAAGGTTACGCCCGCAACTTTCTTTTTCCTCGGCAGATCGCGGCGGAAGCCACGCCGGCGGTCTTGAAGCAGTGGGAGGAGAAGAAGAAGGCCGAGCAGCGCAAGGAGGAACGCCTGCGAGCCCAGGCGCAGGAACTCGCGCAGGTGTTGCAGGCCGCCAAGGTGGTGGTCTCGCACAAGGTCGGCGAGAACGGTCGCCTGTTCGGGACCATCACGCACAAGGAAATCGCCCAGGCGATCCAGCAGCAGACGGGCCACGATGTCGACAAGCGAAAGATCGAGGCAGAACCCATCAAAACGCTCGGCTTTCACGAGTTCGTGGTCAAGCTGCATCCCCAGGTAACGGCCAAAATGCGCATCGAGGTGCGCCAGGAATCGTGA
- a CDS encoding NUDIX hydrolase — translation MNEGQGASADLRERGLTRELIHAGHLRLHLDTVMLPNGRMATREVIEHPGAVAIVALPDDRHVLMVRQYRHAISELTWELPGGGLEPRDASPLAAAQRELAEETGHTADHWHLVGCFHASAGYTTELTHLFEARGLRPVPTTRPEDEFVDLHAINHRDALDWIAQGVIRDAKSIIGLLRCPPTP, via the coding sequence ATGAATGAGGGGCAAGGCGCGAGTGCTGACCTGCGGGAGCGCGGGCTGACGCGGGAATTGATTCACGCTGGCCACCTGCGGCTGCACCTGGACACGGTCATGTTACCCAACGGTCGGATGGCCACGCGGGAGGTCATCGAGCACCCCGGCGCCGTCGCGATCGTGGCCCTTCCGGATGATCGCCACGTGCTGATGGTCCGCCAATACCGGCACGCGATCTCAGAGCTCACGTGGGAACTGCCGGGTGGCGGCCTGGAACCGCGCGACGCGTCTCCACTGGCGGCCGCCCAGCGCGAACTGGCGGAAGAGACGGGGCACACGGCAGACCACTGGCACCTCGTGGGATGCTTCCATGCATCGGCCGGCTACACGACGGAGCTGACCCACCTGTTCGAGGCTCGCGGCCTACGCCCCGTGCCCACGACCCGACCGGAAGACGAGTTCGTCGACCTGCACGCCATCAACCACAGGGATGCCCTCGACTGGATCGCACAAGGGGTGATTCGTGACGCCAAAAGCATCATCGGCTTGCTCCGATGTCCGCCCACGCCTTGA
- a CDS encoding Ig-like domain-containing protein, translating to MTVTRQFQAVSALAVALIVSGCGYSPLYQPLPMQPYTSDYVGGNRLIRQEVIPTLPAGVEATALELEPGQASARVGQSMQLTAVIRGSDNKLYRDPRLVTWAVGNSEMAQIDRQGVLMPTAPGTVKAVAQVGKLTAEATIQVEPARYAWQQVLSPTGVNLRAVKMVSRFEAWAGGENGTLLRFVNGAWRAEPSFRQPDASITGLGFANSTLGWAVGSRAGGSIPFAARWDGNAWRQVNLPVSAGTLQAISVINERDAWAVGQEAGGNGLLLHWDGASWRQAESPARGKINDIHMVSARSGWAVGKYSGLATTPMILKYQDGAWVKKSIWDNRGAISVTDSQELTAIKMISETQGYAVGIRDNLVIRPRGIFLQYDPKRDGWVSGQFDSSVEGLDQVPLHDIEMISGTEGWALGQVRQRDFTLERNPRSIFGNLLANQNGVLKPDTSYFSGNVSGAFYAIDLLPQGEGFVVGQNGVIMQRTFDWRGLNNGTGSSAFGGGQSSSLPLTYGPGGVAVPGGTPVNNF from the coding sequence ATGACCGTGACTCGCCAGTTTCAAGCCGTTTCTGCCCTCGCGGTGGCTTTGATCGTCAGCGGCTGTGGTTACTCGCCGCTGTATCAGCCGTTGCCGATGCAGCCCTATACCAGTGACTATGTGGGTGGCAACCGACTGATCCGTCAGGAGGTGATCCCCACGCTGCCCGCCGGTGTCGAGGCGACTGCGCTGGAGTTGGAACCTGGGCAGGCCAGCGCCCGGGTGGGTCAATCGATGCAACTCACGGCCGTGATCAGGGGCTCCGACAACAAGCTGTATCGCGATCCGCGCCTGGTGACGTGGGCGGTCGGCAACAGTGAGATGGCTCAAATCGATCGTCAGGGCGTGTTGATGCCGACAGCGCCGGGCACGGTCAAGGCGGTGGCTCAGGTGGGCAAGTTGACGGCTGAAGCCACCATTCAGGTCGAGCCTGCCCGTTACGCCTGGCAGCAAGTGCTCTCTCCGACCGGGGTGAACCTGCGCGCCGTGAAGATGGTGAGCCGCTTCGAGGCGTGGGCCGGCGGAGAAAACGGCACGCTGTTGCGCTTCGTCAACGGCGCCTGGCGCGCTGAACCGTCGTTTCGTCAGCCCGATGCCTCGATCACGGGTCTGGGCTTCGCCAACAGCACGTTGGGGTGGGCGGTCGGCTCGCGTGCGGGCGGAAGCATCCCCTTCGCAGCCCGTTGGGATGGAAACGCCTGGCGCCAGGTCAATCTGCCGGTCAGTGCCGGGACCTTGCAGGCCATCAGCGTGATCAACGAGCGGGATGCCTGGGCGGTCGGCCAGGAAGCCGGCGGGAACGGTCTATTGTTGCACTGGGACGGCGCGTCCTGGCGGCAAGCGGAATCTCCCGCTCGCGGGAAGATCAATGACATTCACATGGTCTCAGCCCGGAGTGGTTGGGCCGTCGGAAAGTATTCGGGCCTGGCCACCACCCCGATGATCCTGAAGTACCAGGACGGTGCCTGGGTGAAGAAGAGCATCTGGGACAACCGTGGCGCCATCTCGGTGACGGACTCTCAGGAACTCACGGCGATCAAGATGATCAGCGAGACCCAAGGGTACGCCGTCGGTATTCGCGACAACCTGGTCATCCGCCCGCGGGGCATCTTCTTGCAATACGACCCGAAACGGGATGGCTGGGTGTCCGGACAGTTCGATAGCTCGGTCGAGGGCCTGGATCAGGTTCCCCTGCACGACATCGAAATGATCTCCGGCACGGAAGGCTGGGCGCTTGGCCAGGTGCGTCAACGTGACTTCACGCTGGAACGGAACCCGCGCTCCATCTTCGGCAACTTGCTGGCCAACCAGAATGGGGTGCTCAAGCCTGATACCAGCTACTTCTCCGGCAATGTGAGCGGCGCTTTCTACGCGATTGATTTGCTGCCTCAGGGCGAAGGCTTCGTGGTCGGGCAAAACGGGGTCATCATGCAGCGCACCTTCGATTGGCGGGGGCTGAACAATGGCACGGGCAGTTCTGCCTTCGGCGGTGGTCAAAGCTCCAGCCTGCCGCTGACCTATGGGCCCGGTGGCGTGGCCGTGCCAGGGGGCACCCCCGTCAACAATTTCTGA
- a CDS encoding TadE family protein, which translates to MVDAKGLGRLKAGENGQALAEFALVLPMLALLTFGTIEVALWLQQQSSLNAAAFLASRSASVVGGDLGKTRTALASYVAASPPWLAQAVQGMKGSRQAAGIQLQARTDRFTGVISAMTGGQVQGFDVLSAAASLPLEYEPGRHENAKTGPKSRFLVSYRVEATEKALAPAAVVNAGKAVEAVKKAVREALPVVKVEPAPAAPGAGKPPGTPGAKLPTGTKPPAGGGQAGGSVPPIQLPDIRAIEALRVQGEAYQTRGAVPGNPKDHGKANSGSYSSLFYLSPHFEARGDRQAPWTTKVVAEGLKAHEANVANEGTGLARTCENVARFVQVAQTHPVYGPYVKGFERKVRPWTQGLTKGLDTEAKTRDARERVLFGR; encoded by the coding sequence GTGGTTGATGCCAAAGGTCTCGGCCGTTTGAAGGCCGGCGAGAACGGCCAAGCCCTGGCTGAATTTGCGCTGGTTCTGCCCATGCTGGCGCTGCTGACCTTCGGCACGATCGAGGTAGCCCTCTGGCTGCAACAGCAAAGCAGCTTGAACGCCGCTGCATTCCTGGCCTCCCGCTCGGCCAGCGTGGTCGGCGGCGACCTCGGCAAGACCCGCACGGCCCTGGCTTCCTACGTGGCTGCCTCCCCCCCCTGGCTGGCGCAGGCTGTGCAGGGCATGAAGGGCTCTCGCCAGGCCGCAGGCATTCAGTTGCAGGCGCGCACGGACCGGTTTACAGGGGTCATCAGTGCCATGACGGGGGGACAGGTGCAGGGGTTCGACGTCCTGTCCGCCGCCGCGAGTCTGCCGCTGGAATACGAGCCCGGGCGTCACGAAAATGCCAAAACGGGCCCCAAATCGCGCTTCCTGGTCAGTTATCGGGTCGAGGCCACCGAAAAGGCGCTGGCGCCCGCCGCCGTGGTAAATGCCGGCAAGGCCGTCGAGGCCGTCAAGAAGGCGGTTCGGGAAGCCCTGCCGGTCGTGAAGGTAGAGCCGGCACCCGCGGCACCCGGCGCAGGCAAACCGCCAGGGACACCGGGCGCCAAACTGCCGACGGGGACCAAACCGCCGGCCGGCGGAGGGCAAGCCGGAGGAAGCGTCCCCCCCATTCAATTGCCCGACATTCGCGCCATCGAAGCGCTGCGCGTGCAGGGGGAGGCCTATCAGACGCGCGGGGCGGTGCCTGGAAACCCGAAGGACCATGGCAAGGCGAACAGCGGCAGCTACTCGTCACTCTTCTATCTGAGCCCACATTTCGAGGCCCGGGGCGATCGCCAGGCCCCCTGGACCACCAAGGTCGTGGCGGAGGGGCTGAAGGCCCACGAAGCCAACGTCGCCAACGAGGGCACGGGCCTGGCGCGCACCTGTGAAAACGTGGCCCGCTTTGTCCAGGTGGCCCAGACGCATCCCGTCTACGGCCCCTACGTGAAGGGGTTCGAGCGCAAGGTCAGGCCGTGGACACAAGGATTGACCAAGGGGCTCGACACCGAAGCCAAAACGCGGGACGCGCGCGAACGCGTCCTGTTTGGCCGATGA
- the lexA gene encoding transcriptional repressor LexA: MTFQDAGVPAEGEGSLARANRQDEVHAFIVAHVAQNGYAPSIREICTALGLRSTSTVHYHLTALAKRGLIQWEGGKNRAIRLTGQGGGGSSSRSRGLPVVGRIAAGRPIEAIADAPEHLDLETEFSGPDVYVLRVKGDSMIEDHIQDGDYVIIQRQDTARDGDIVVALLDDGEATLKRFYRERGGRIRLQPANSAMSPLFVERVLVQGKMIGLLRKAV, from the coding sequence ATGACGTTTCAGGATGCCGGGGTGCCAGCAGAGGGCGAGGGCAGCCTCGCGCGTGCCAACCGCCAGGATGAGGTCCACGCCTTCATTGTCGCCCACGTGGCCCAGAACGGATACGCGCCCTCGATCCGGGAGATCTGCACGGCGCTGGGTTTGCGATCGACCTCCACGGTCCACTACCATCTCACGGCCTTGGCCAAGCGCGGCTTGATCCAGTGGGAGGGGGGCAAGAACCGCGCGATTCGCTTGACCGGACAGGGCGGGGGGGGCAGTTCCTCACGTTCGCGAGGCCTTCCCGTGGTCGGGCGCATCGCCGCCGGCCGGCCGATCGAGGCGATCGCCGATGCGCCGGAGCATCTCGACCTCGAGACCGAATTCAGCGGGCCTGACGTCTACGTGTTGCGCGTCAAGGGTGATTCGATGATCGAGGATCACATTCAGGATGGCGACTACGTGATCATTCAGCGACAGGACACCGCGCGCGACGGAGACATCGTGGTGGCCTTGCTCGACGATGGGGAAGCGACGCTCAAACGTTTTTATCGGGAACGCGGTGGACGCATTCGCTTGCAGCCAGCCAACAGCGCAATGTCCCCCCTTTTTGTGGAACGGGTGCTGGTGCAAGGCAAGATGATCGGCCTGCTGCGCAAGGCGGTCTGA
- a CDS encoding PqqD family protein: protein MGHDHPASLTAEAVLPPLNPRIAARVVNGETLILTPHDSVLHTLNQVGTRVWELLSECGSAREVAARLAEEYEVAQEEAETDVLALLQEFLDKQILQRVA from the coding sequence TTGGGACACGATCACCCAGCAAGTTTGACCGCCGAGGCGGTCCTTCCCCCTCTGAACCCTCGCATTGCCGCCCGCGTGGTCAACGGCGAAACCCTCATCCTGACGCCGCATGACAGCGTGCTGCACACCCTGAACCAGGTGGGCACCCGGGTATGGGAGTTGCTTTCAGAATGCGGCAGCGCGCGAGAGGTGGCCGCGCGCCTGGCTGAGGAATACGAGGTGGCGCAGGAAGAGGCAGAGACCGACGTGCTGGCGCTGCTGCAGGAATTCCTGGACAAGCAGATCCTGCAAAGGGTGGCCTGA
- a CDS encoding Flp family type IVb pilin: MWRRLWLDEDGQSLVEYGLILGLVSVALIGVLGTVKANLVNIFMEVGSALRKGATAVKTN, encoded by the coding sequence ATGTGGCGCCGATTGTGGTTGGACGAGGACGGGCAGAGCCTCGTCGAGTACGGTCTGATCCTCGGCCTCGTCTCCGTGGCGCTGATCGGGGTACTGGGAACGGTCAAAGCCAATCTGGTCAATATCTTCATGGAGGTTGGCTCCGCTTTGCGCAAGGGAGCCACTGCCGTCAAAACCAACTGA
- the metK gene encoding methionine adenosyltransferase, whose amino-acid sequence MSQANRRHLFTSESVTEGHPDKICDQISDAVLDAILAQDPLARVACETSVTTGLVLVAGEITTKCYVDIPRLVRETVRDIGYTRAKFGFDAETCAVLTAIDEQSPDIAAAVDRSFELRSSALSEAEVEKRIDEIGAGDQGLMFGFACDETPELMPLPIVLAHRLARRLSDARRHLGLSYLRPDGKTQVTVEYSGGVPVRIDTVVVSTQHDPSVGNEQLSADILKTVIEPILPAELVRPDTRYFINPSGRFVVGGPQGDAGLTGRKIIVDTYGGYARHGGGAFSGKDPTKVDRSAAYAARYVAKNIVAAGLAKQVEIQLSYAIGVARPTSIFVDTYGTGALPDEVIERLVGEHFDLRPAGIIRMLDLRRPIYKQVAAFGHFGRTDVDVPWERTDKAELLRQAAASLAAAV is encoded by the coding sequence GTGTCTCAGGCCAACCGCCGCCACTTGTTCACCTCTGAATCCGTGACCGAGGGGCACCCCGACAAGATTTGCGACCAGATTTCCGACGCCGTGCTGGATGCCATCCTGGCGCAGGACCCTTTGGCTCGTGTGGCGTGTGAAACGAGCGTGACCACGGGTCTGGTGCTGGTGGCGGGGGAAATCACCACCAAGTGCTATGTCGACATCCCGCGGCTGGTGCGCGAGACGGTCCGCGACATCGGCTACACGCGGGCCAAGTTTGGCTTCGACGCCGAAACTTGCGCCGTCCTGACGGCGATCGACGAGCAGAGCCCGGACATTGCGGCAGCCGTCGACCGCAGCTTCGAGCTGCGCAGCTCGGCGCTCTCCGAAGCCGAGGTGGAGAAGCGCATCGATGAGATTGGCGCGGGTGACCAGGGGCTGATGTTCGGCTTTGCCTGCGACGAGACCCCCGAGTTGATGCCGCTGCCGATCGTGCTGGCGCATCGCCTGGCGCGGCGGCTCTCCGACGCGCGTCGGCACCTTGGGTTATCCTACCTGCGCCCGGACGGCAAGACGCAGGTCACGGTGGAGTACTCCGGCGGGGTGCCGGTGCGCATCGATACGGTGGTCGTGTCTACCCAGCACGACCCCTCCGTGGGCAACGAACAGCTCAGCGCTGACATCCTCAAGACGGTGATCGAGCCGATTCTGCCGGCCGAACTGGTGCGGCCTGACACGCGCTACTTCATCAATCCCTCGGGCCGTTTTGTCGTGGGCGGTCCTCAGGGGGATGCCGGCCTGACGGGGCGCAAGATCATCGTGGACACCTACGGCGGCTACGCCCGTCACGGCGGCGGCGCTTTCAGCGGCAAGGATCCCACCAAGGTGGACCGTTCGGCGGCCTACGCGGCCCGCTACGTGGCCAAGAACATTGTGGCGGCCGGTCTCGCCAAGCAGGTGGAGATTCAGCTGTCTTATGCCATCGGCGTGGCCCGTCCGACCTCGATCTTCGTCGACACCTACGGCACCGGCGCCTTGCCCGACGAGGTCATCGAGCGTCTGGTGGGAGAACACTTCGACCTCAGGCCCGCCGGCATCATCCGCATGCTCGATCTGCGGCGTCCGATCTACAAGCAGGTGGCGGCTTTTGGCCACTTCGGTCGGACGGACGTGGACGTGCCCTGGGAGCGGACGGACAAGGCCGAGCTGCTTCGCCAGGCGGCCGCCTCGCTGGCGGCGGCGGTCTGA
- a CDS encoding prepilin peptidase yields MVPAWQFGLVGVLSVAMITDLQSRKIFNWLTFPAIAVGLLLHVWMSGSAGLQSSVLGLLGGSAVFLVGFMLGQMGAGDVKLMAAVGAWLGWPAALAAVLYVTGAGGLIAVAVAIRHGTLKRLFSNVYWYFVGLILPGGKAQAALTQSAAPAFPYGVSIALGSALALFFPEPQDLLTWMRG; encoded by the coding sequence ATGGTACCCGCCTGGCAATTTGGATTGGTCGGCGTCCTCAGCGTCGCCATGATCACGGACCTGCAGTCCCGCAAGATTTTCAACTGGCTGACCTTCCCGGCGATCGCGGTGGGTTTGCTGCTGCACGTCTGGATGTCGGGCTCCGCGGGGCTTCAGTCGAGTGTGTTGGGGTTGCTTGGCGGGAGTGCGGTATTTTTGGTGGGCTTCATGCTCGGCCAGATGGGGGCCGGCGACGTGAAGTTGATGGCGGCCGTTGGTGCCTGGCTCGGCTGGCCCGCCGCCCTCGCCGCCGTGCTCTACGTGACGGGCGCGGGAGGCTTGATTGCGGTGGCTGTGGCGATTCGCCACGGCACCCTGAAACGGCTATTCAGCAACGTGTACTGGTACTTCGTCGGGCTGATTTTGCCCGGCGGCAAGGCCCAGGCGGCGCTCACCCAGAGTGCGGCGCCTGCCTTCCCTTACGGGGTCTCGATTGCCCTCGGCTCAGCCCTGGCGCTGTTCTTTCCCGAACCGCAGGACTTGCTGACGTGGATGAGGGGCTGA
- a CDS encoding Flp family type IVb pilin, translated as MQRLLTRESGSTAVEYGLITAVFVLCLFGAAATLKGLQAAAFQSQHESLKQWRAP; from the coding sequence GTGCAACGCTTGCTGACGCGCGAGAGCGGCTCCACTGCGGTGGAGTACGGCTTGATCACCGCGGTATTCGTCCTGTGCCTGTTCGGGGCCGCCGCCACGCTGAAGGGCCTGCAAGCCGCCGCCTTCCAGAGCCAGCACGAAAGCCTCAAGCAGTGGCGCGCGCCGTGA
- the fliD gene encoding flagellar filament capping protein FliD — protein sequence MTRTERAETPEESSRSNDDAGSPRAREALEQPAQAEAGNALGDATLQSLGGALNLQASAGRFQIDVNGQTLNFRADQTLNDVLSGISAPGTGARASLDPRERRINVESTNGQPLRIEDREGNLSSGLGIEVTPPAEVNGALTRDLQDYANGINRALTAIESRRGTTGQPETEEILNDLQSALNSNFSRSTDGSVTTLGDLGFSRNNGQVQLDQQRLQTLTESNPDQVNQVAQSVTSPNGEAMLNAGARVAQALESSIGEARASTQEVRVRAEISRLQVRQQTLTLDRISVEQIRERVARQSDALQQTAEGLADRLPDGMPQQNREVMDFANDVRPPRPQPRPAIATALPVPNSSASLLGLSSFGMSGS from the coding sequence GTGACGAGGACGGAGCGCGCCGAGACCCCGGAAGAGAGTTCCCGCTCGAACGATGACGCGGGCAGCCCTCGCGCGCGGGAAGCCTTGGAACAACCGGCGCAAGCGGAGGCCGGCAACGCGCTGGGTGACGCCACGTTGCAGAGCCTCGGCGGCGCGTTGAACCTGCAAGCCTCGGCGGGGCGCTTTCAGATCGACGTGAACGGACAAACCTTGAATTTCCGGGCCGATCAGACCCTCAATGATGTGCTCTCGGGCATCTCCGCTCCCGGAACCGGTGCGCGTGCATCGCTGGACCCCCGCGAACGTCGCATCAATGTAGAAAGCACCAACGGGCAACCTCTGCGAATTGAAGATCGCGAGGGGAATTTGTCGAGCGGATTGGGCATCGAGGTGACGCCGCCCGCGGAGGTCAACGGGGCCCTGACCCGCGACTTGCAAGATTACGCCAACGGGATCAATCGCGCGCTGACCGCGATCGAGTCTCGTCGCGGCACCACGGGCCAGCCGGAAACCGAAGAAATACTCAATGACCTCCAATCGGCGCTGAATAGCAACTTCTCTCGTTCTACGGACGGCAGTGTGACCACCCTGGGTGACCTGGGTTTCAGTCGCAACAACGGGCAGGTCCAACTGGACCAGCAACGCTTGCAAACGCTGACCGAATCGAATCCGGACCAGGTCAACCAGGTGGCGCAGTCCGTCACCAGCCCCAATGGCGAGGCCATGCTGAACGCAGGCGCTCGGGTGGCGCAGGCACTGGAGTCATCGATCGGCGAAGCCCGTGCCAGCACCCAAGAGGTACGGGTGCGGGCCGAAATTTCACGGTTGCAGGTGCGACAGCAGACCCTGACCTTGGACCGCATCAGCGTGGAGCAGATCCGAGAACGGGTCGCGCGACAATCCGACGCCCTGCAACAGACCGCCGAAGGCCTGGCGGACCGCCTGCCGGACGGCATGCCGCAACAGAACCGTGAGGTGATGGACTTCGCCAACGACGTTCGTCCCCCGAGACCCCAGCCGCGGCCGGCGATCGCAACCGCACTGCCGGTGCCGAACTCAAGCGCATCGTTGCTGGGGCTCTCCTCGTTTGGAATGTCCGGTAGCTGA
- a CDS encoding 3'-5' exonuclease: protein MSLQPKPLPDLITVIDLETTGLDASRDRILEIGAVRLERGRVTKTWETLVKPGADVTISRSSFAVHGIDMAMVADAPPLRQALETLIEFLGESPWAAHHAPFDAGFLRASLAREGLPTLPGEVFDTLEMAREAFPDLRSHKLETVCRLLGRAPEGLHRAALDAGHLAAVLPSLWHEWQQRLCWREGQHQVIEQVAKRHEHVGRLIEALQAEQADLRRTLHSYFAVQPDARIPLDADDVLVQLPRQAWEYDESELLPLLADWEMKEALLKLDRQRLDRWLQAGRFSTAQEDQLRALRKVVPGPPRLGRSSRDHLPPLSRLLPPAGTNGSRRSPHPNE from the coding sequence GTGAGCCTTCAACCGAAGCCACTTCCCGACCTCATCACCGTCATCGATCTCGAAACGACCGGCCTCGACGCCTCTCGCGATCGCATTCTCGAGATCGGGGCCGTTCGTCTGGAACGAGGACGGGTCACAAAAACCTGGGAAACCCTGGTCAAACCCGGCGCGGACGTGACCATCAGCCGCAGCAGCTTTGCGGTCCATGGCATCGACATGGCAATGGTGGCGGACGCGCCGCCGCTCCGGCAGGCCCTGGAAACCTTGATCGAATTCCTGGGAGAAAGCCCGTGGGCAGCCCACCACGCCCCCTTCGATGCGGGTTTTCTGCGGGCATCCCTGGCCCGCGAAGGATTGCCAACGCTGCCAGGCGAGGTCTTCGACACGCTGGAAATGGCGCGGGAAGCCTTTCCAGACCTGCGTTCTCACAAGCTGGAAACCGTTTGTCGCCTGCTCGGCCGTGCCCCAGAAGGTCTCCACCGGGCCGCTCTTGACGCGGGCCACCTGGCCGCTGTGCTCCCTTCCCTCTGGCATGAATGGCAGCAGCGCCTGTGCTGGCGTGAGGGGCAACATCAGGTGATCGAGCAGGTGGCCAAGCGTCACGAGCACGTCGGGCGCCTGATCGAAGCGTTGCAAGCAGAGCAGGCGGACCTCCGGCGAACGCTGCACAGTTACTTTGCCGTCCAGCCGGATGCGCGCATCCCCCTGGACGCCGATGACGTTTTGGTACAGCTTCCTCGGCAAGCCTGGGAATATGACGAATCCGAGCTTTTGCCTCTGCTGGCCGACTGGGAGATGAAAGAGGCGCTGTTGAAACTGGACCGACAAAGGCTGGATCGCTGGCTTCAGGCTGGACGGTTCAGCACGGCCCAAGAAGACCAGTTGCGGGCCCTGCGCAAGGTGGTCCCCGGCCCCCCTCGGCTGGGCCGTTCGAGTCGTGATCACCTGCCCCCCCTCAGTCGCCTCCTCCCTCCAGCCGGGACGAATGGGTCGCGGCGCTCTCCTCACCCGAATGAATGA
- a CDS encoding Flp family type IVb pilin, with product MNMLMQLVKEEEGQSLVEYGLILGLVSVALITVLGTMKTELGKIFDAVAKSLKTAATSVKGGK from the coding sequence ATGAATATGCTGATGCAACTGGTCAAGGAAGAAGAAGGCCAATCGCTGGTCGAATACGGGCTGATTCTGGGCCTGGTGTCCGTGGCACTGATTACCGTGCTCGGCACCATGAAGACCGAACTCGGCAAGATCTTCGATGCCGTGGCGAAGTCCTTGAAGACGGCGGCCACGTCGGTCAAGGGCGGCAAGTAG